A genomic segment from Acidobacteriota bacterium encodes:
- the dsbD gene encoding protein-disulfide reductase DsbD produces the protein MIARCLITGAMLLVASGLYSPAQAENYFHFKLIPEILSLSRGADAQLVLEIRTDDGYYLYKDMLAIKAAGPAGVELGAAVFPPPHIKFDPASDMEREIYEGTNRFPISLTAGDRSPARGLITVTVDYQGCSKLICYLPATTKLEAEIVVTVGPASNRAQAPPATQPVPSREPDPSVAVASPASPAIQETDLPKPAPAPTSPSPETTAPSEADTIRDMIGQSHLLAFLFIFVYGIGLSFTPCVYPVIPITVSVFGARGAETKLKGFLLSLVYVQGIAMIYSVLGVAAALSGAVFGQHMSNPWIVGAIVALFFVLGLFMAGVFQFNLPSSVQTRAAQVGGKGFVGAFTMGLVSGVIAAPCTGPALAGVLAYVATTRDALLGFLLLYTYSIGFGLIFMVLGTFSTLIQKIPKSGAWMEIVKGIFGAAMFTVGLYFLKDIVPSLQLNFLSRDALLLAGPLLVVIGFLSRGLRHDLHGASWRQILHKSFAIAALTVGAFAFVMGAIRPAEPPRTGGVGNEAGVAWLHDLDTALAAAQESGKPVMVDFYADWCAACKELDLYTWSDPKVQAELRRFVVVKVDMTRPSPHDAHYKSTYGIVGLPVVAFHDSQGRLLAAPRVTGFVAAEPFLKLIQDVR, from the coding sequence ATGATCGCCCGCTGTCTCATCACCGGTGCCATGCTCCTCGTCGCGTCCGGCCTGTACAGCCCGGCGCAAGCCGAAAACTATTTTCATTTCAAACTCATTCCGGAAATACTATCGCTGAGCCGGGGCGCCGACGCCCAGCTGGTTCTCGAGATCCGGACTGATGACGGTTATTATCTTTACAAAGACATGTTGGCGATCAAGGCCGCCGGGCCGGCCGGCGTGGAACTGGGCGCGGCGGTCTTTCCACCGCCCCACATCAAATTCGACCCGGCGAGCGACATGGAACGGGAGATTTACGAGGGCACCAATCGGTTCCCCATCTCCCTGACCGCCGGCGACAGATCGCCGGCGCGCGGCCTGATCACGGTCACCGTGGACTACCAGGGCTGTTCCAAGCTGATCTGCTATCTGCCCGCCACGACCAAGCTGGAAGCCGAAATCGTGGTTACAGTCGGCCCGGCGTCAAACCGGGCGCAAGCACCCCCGGCAACCCAGCCGGTGCCGTCCCGTGAACCCGACCCTTCGGTTGCGGTGGCGTCGCCGGCCAGCCCCGCCATTCAGGAGACGGATCTGCCGAAGCCGGCTCCCGCGCCGACCTCGCCATCCCCTGAGACCACCGCGCCGTCCGAGGCCGACACCATCCGGGACATGATCGGCCAGAGCCATCTGCTGGCGTTCCTGTTCATCTTCGTCTACGGGATCGGCCTGAGCTTCACCCCGTGCGTCTACCCCGTCATTCCAATCACGGTAAGCGTGTTCGGCGCCCGCGGCGCCGAGACCAAGTTGAAGGGCTTCCTGCTGTCGCTGGTGTACGTGCAGGGGATTGCCATGATCTACTCGGTGCTCGGCGTCGCCGCGGCCTTGTCAGGTGCCGTGTTCGGCCAGCACATGAGCAATCCGTGGATCGTGGGCGCCATCGTGGCCCTGTTCTTCGTCCTGGGCCTGTTCATGGCGGGCGTGTTCCAGTTCAACCTCCCCTCGTCGGTACAGACGAGGGCCGCGCAGGTGGGCGGCAAGGGTTTCGTGGGTGCCTTCACCATGGGGCTCGTGTCCGGCGTGATCGCGGCGCCCTGCACAGGACCGGCGCTGGCGGGCGTGCTGGCCTACGTGGCCACCACGCGCGACGCGCTGCTTGGCTTCCTGCTCTTGTACACGTACTCCATCGGATTCGGTTTGATCTTCATGGTGCTGGGCACCTTCTCCACCCTCATCCAGAAGATCCCCAAATCCGGCGCCTGGATGGAGATCGTCAAGGGTATCTTCGGGGCGGCGATGTTCACCGTGGGCCTCTATTTCCTCAAAGACATCGTGCCGTCTCTGCAGCTCAATTTCCTCAGCCGCGACGCCCTCCTGCTGGCCGGCCCGCTGCTCGTAGTCATCGGGTTCCTGTCACGCGGGCTGCGGCATGACCTGCACGGGGCCAGTTGGCGCCAGATTCTGCACAAGAGCTTCGCCATCGCCGCCCTGACGGTGGGCGCGTTCGCCTTCGTTATGGGCGCCATCCGCCCGGCTGAACCGCCCCGCACGGGCGGTGTCGGCAACGAAGCCGGCGTGGCCTGGCTGCACGACCTCGACACGGCCCTGGCGGCCGCCCAAGAGTCGGGGAAACCGGTGATGGTTGACTTTTACGCCGACTGGTGCGCCGCCTGCAAGGAACTGGATCTGTACACCTGGTCCGATCCGAAGGTTCAGGCCGAGCTCCGTCGGTTCGTCGTGGTAAAAGTGGACATGACCCGGCCCTCCCCCCACGATGCCCACTACAAATCCACCTATGGAATTGTCGGATTGCCGGTGGTGGCGTTCCATGATTCACAGGGCCGGCTCCTCGCCGCGCCCCGTGTCACCGGCTTCGTGGCGGCGGAACCTTTCCTGAAACTCATTCAGGATGTCCGCTGA
- a CDS encoding FAD-binding protein: MTLPRPFTHALRHLLGSEHVADAPETLICYSLDAMNEPAPEGPELVVFPPDESAVAGVMALCQHHRIPVTPRGAGVGMTGGCVPACGGIVMAMTRLNRILEIDTDNLVAVVEPGVVTQHLQDAVKPFGLFYPPDPASANTSTLGGNVAECAGGLSAVKYGVTKHYVLGARFVLPDGTVCSAGGKMVKNVVGYDLLGLLVGSEGTLAVITQLTLKLLPLPEVRRTLLIAFASVEDAGAAVAGIIRARIIPTALELMDRPSIRAVEAVLHYGIPTDAEALLLVEIDGKPGDVEADFIRLLDQVKAHGGQIALEATDAAQRERIWEFRRTISPAITRLKSLKINEDIVVPRSEMPRILRRIEEIAARFQVTIVCYGHAGDGNLHVNLLAERQDRDEVKRALEAVEEIFKASVALGGAISGEHGIGLAKKRYIRYNLAPDVLALTRRIKQAFDPAGILNPGKIFPDES, from the coding sequence ATGACCCTGCCCAGACCGTTCACTCACGCGTTGCGCCACCTGCTGGGTTCCGAGCACGTGGCCGACGCCCCCGAGACGCTGATCTGTTACTCGCTGGACGCCATGAACGAGCCGGCGCCCGAAGGACCGGAGCTGGTGGTGTTCCCGCCGGACGAATCGGCAGTGGCCGGCGTCATGGCGCTGTGTCAGCACCATCGGATACCGGTGACGCCGCGCGGCGCCGGTGTCGGGATGACCGGCGGCTGCGTTCCCGCCTGCGGCGGCATCGTGATGGCCATGACCCGGCTGAACCGGATCCTGGAAATCGACACCGACAATCTGGTGGCCGTCGTCGAACCGGGCGTCGTCACTCAGCACCTTCAGGACGCCGTCAAGCCTTTCGGTCTGTTCTATCCACCCGATCCGGCCAGCGCCAACACCTCGACGCTGGGCGGCAATGTGGCCGAATGCGCAGGCGGTCTGAGCGCGGTGAAATACGGTGTCACCAAACACTACGTGCTCGGTGCGCGCTTCGTCCTCCCGGACGGGACTGTCTGTTCCGCCGGCGGCAAGATGGTCAAGAACGTGGTGGGGTACGACCTCCTGGGGCTGTTGGTGGGTTCGGAGGGAACGCTGGCGGTCATCACCCAGCTCACCCTCAAACTGCTGCCGCTCCCCGAGGTGCGCCGGACCCTTCTCATCGCCTTCGCATCGGTGGAGGACGCGGGCGCCGCCGTGGCCGGCATCATCCGCGCGCGGATCATCCCCACGGCGCTGGAGCTGATGGACCGGCCATCCATCCGGGCGGTGGAGGCCGTCCTGCACTACGGCATACCCACCGACGCCGAGGCGCTGCTCCTCGTGGAGATCGACGGCAAACCTGGTGACGTCGAGGCGGATTTCATCCGGCTGCTGGACCAGGTCAAGGCGCACGGCGGGCAAATTGCGCTGGAGGCGACCGACGCCGCCCAGCGGGAGCGCATCTGGGAATTCCGTCGCACCATCTCGCCCGCTATCACCCGCCTCAAGAGCCTCAAGATCAACGAGGACATCGTCGTCCCGCGAAGCGAGATGCCACGCATCCTGCGCCGGATTGAGGAGATTGCCGCGCGGTTCCAGGTGACCATCGTTTGCTACGGGCACGCCGGCGACGGCAATCTCCACGTGAACCTGCTGGCCGAGCGGCAGGACCGCGACGAGGTGAAACGGGCGCTGGAAGCCGTCGAGGAAATTTTCAAAGCCAGCGTGGCGCTGGGCGGCGCCATCAGCGGCGAGCACGGCATCGGACTGGCAAAAAAACGGTACATCCGCTACAATCTGGCGCCGGACGTTCTGGCGCTGACCCGGCGGATCAAGCAGGCCTTCGATCCCGCCGGCATCCTCAATCCCGGCAAAATATTCCCCGACGAGTCCTGA
- the larA gene encoding nickel-dependent lactate racemase: MIVTLKYHRHTVTGKLPDRRFQVAALPPMETAPNLAGHFVEACDRPMDSPSLAAFLAGRRRPLLVVSDATRRTGSEIILDALSKYFKYYNIKYEEIRIIIATGIHRPPTPGEIRRLVPTTAFPGANILVHDAEDDEQLADFGRTPSGNTIRLNRAVAEADAIVVIGGIGFHYFAGFTGGRKSLLPGLAAKTTITFNHNLVFKPDGSGRHPGVGTAVLNGNPVHEDMVAALRLVGLERVFAINALTTAAGAVAQCVCGHAIASHEEACRRYLARHTIPLDEPADVVIVSAGGHPRDINLIQSHKAIEMARHALRPGGTMVVLAACPEGMGHPTFFPWFRFRSEREFREELIRNYVINGQTALALFEKARRYHIHLISELPTEQVSATGLVPAASLAAALKTALHGLPEGYRGLVVPEGALTFFAAGARA; this comes from the coding sequence ATGATCGTCACGTTAAAATATCACCGCCACACGGTCACCGGCAAGCTGCCGGACCGGCGCTTCCAAGTGGCGGCGCTTCCCCCCATGGAAACGGCACCCAATCTGGCGGGACACTTCGTCGAGGCCTGCGACCGTCCGATGGATAGTCCGTCCCTCGCCGCGTTTCTCGCCGGCCGCCGCCGCCCACTGCTCGTGGTCTCCGACGCTACCCGTAGGACAGGCTCGGAAATCATCCTGGATGCTCTGTCAAAATACTTTAAATACTACAATATAAAATACGAAGAAATAAGGATAATCATCGCGACTGGCATCCATCGTCCACCGACGCCGGGGGAGATCCGGCGGCTGGTGCCGACCACGGCATTCCCAGGGGCGAATATCCTCGTGCACGACGCCGAGGACGACGAACAACTGGCGGATTTCGGACGCACTCCCTCCGGCAACACCATCCGGTTGAACCGGGCGGTGGCGGAGGCCGACGCGATCGTGGTGATCGGCGGAATCGGTTTTCACTACTTTGCCGGTTTCACCGGGGGAAGAAAAAGCCTGCTGCCCGGCCTGGCCGCCAAGACCACCATCACATTCAACCACAACCTGGTTTTCAAACCCGACGGCTCCGGACGTCACCCCGGCGTCGGCACCGCCGTCCTGAACGGCAACCCGGTCCACGAGGACATGGTGGCGGCGCTGCGGCTGGTGGGCTTGGAGCGCGTGTTTGCGATCAACGCCCTGACCACCGCCGCCGGCGCCGTGGCCCAGTGCGTTTGCGGCCACGCCATCGCCTCGCACGAAGAAGCGTGCCGACGCTACCTGGCGCGGCACACTATCCCGCTGGACGAACCGGCGGACGTGGTCATCGTGAGCGCCGGCGGCCACCCGCGCGATATCAACCTCATCCAGTCTCACAAGGCCATTGAGATGGCACGGCATGCGCTCCGACCGGGCGGAACCATGGTGGTCCTTGCCGCCTGTCCGGAAGGGATGGGGCACCCCACCTTCTTCCCCTGGTTCCGATTTCGGAGCGAGCGGGAATTCCGCGAGGAACTCATCCGCAACTACGTCATCAACGGCCAGACCGCTCTGGCCCTGTTCGAAAAGGCCAGGCGGTATCACATCCACCTGATCTCGGAGCTGCCGACAGAGCAGGTGTCGGCGACGGGTCTCGTACCGGCGGCTTCGCTGGCGGCAGCCTTGAAAACCGCGCTGCACGGACTGCCCGAGGGGTATCGTGGACTGGTGGTGCCCGAAGGCGCCCTGACGTTTTTCGCCGCCGGAGCGCGCGCATGA
- the amrS gene encoding AmmeMemoRadiSam system radical SAM enzyme, producing MREARFWEPLGDRKVRCKLCPHECVVADQERGTCGVRENRGGKYYTLAYGQVCSTHIDPIEKKPLFHYLPGTSALSIATSGCNMECQYCQNWQISQFRPEQVPSVDLPPTRVAALARQYASPTVAYTYSEPVVFYEYMYDVAAEARKLGIGSVMISNGYIQIEPLRKLIPVLSAIKVDFKGFSENFYAKVCRGHLKPVLDALAAIAAAGIWLELVTLVIPTLNDNLEENRKMFRWIRQNLGDQVPLHLTRFHPMYKLQNLPPTPVATLEKLSAEARQVGLKFVYVGNVYGHPEESTRCPSCNRMLIQRVGFEIVQNALKDGRCPSCQTRLPGVFSR from the coding sequence GTGCGGGAGGCCCGCTTCTGGGAGCCGCTGGGCGACCGGAAAGTGCGCTGCAAGCTCTGTCCCCACGAGTGCGTGGTGGCCGACCAGGAGCGCGGCACCTGCGGCGTGCGTGAGAACCGGGGCGGGAAGTACTACACGCTGGCTTATGGCCAGGTCTGCTCCACCCACATCGATCCCATTGAGAAGAAGCCCCTGTTCCACTACCTGCCGGGCACCTCGGCGCTGTCCATTGCCACCTCCGGCTGCAATATGGAATGCCAGTACTGCCAGAACTGGCAGATCTCCCAGTTCCGGCCGGAGCAGGTGCCTAGCGTGGATCTGCCGCCGACGCGCGTGGCGGCGCTGGCGCGCCAGTACGCCAGTCCCACCGTCGCCTACACGTACTCCGAACCGGTGGTGTTCTATGAGTATATGTACGACGTGGCCGCGGAAGCCCGCAAGCTCGGGATCGGCAGTGTCATGATCTCCAACGGATACATCCAGATCGAGCCGCTGCGCAAGCTCATCCCGGTGCTCTCGGCCATCAAGGTGGATTTCAAGGGCTTCTCCGAGAACTTCTACGCCAAGGTGTGCCGCGGACATCTCAAGCCGGTCCTCGACGCCCTGGCGGCGATCGCCGCAGCCGGCATCTGGCTGGAACTGGTGACGCTGGTGATCCCGACGCTCAATGACAACTTGGAGGAAAACCGCAAGATGTTCCGCTGGATCCGCCAGAATCTCGGCGACCAGGTCCCGCTGCATTTGACGCGTTTTCACCCCATGTACAAGCTCCAGAATCTGCCGCCCACGCCGGTGGCCACGCTGGAAAAGCTCAGTGCCGAAGCACGTCAGGTCGGCCTGAAGTTCGTTTACGTGGGCAATGTCTACGGCCATCCCGAGGAGAGCACGCGCTGCCCCTCCTGCAACCGGATGCTCATCCAGCGGGTGGGCTTCGAGATCGTCCAGAACGCATTGAAGGACGGGCGCTGCCCCTCGTGCCAGACGCGCCTGCCGGGAGTGTTCAGCCGATGA
- a CDS encoding DUF362 domain-containing protein, with translation MRRSRREFLTDSLKTVAAGPLLIGASTQWFHNAFGEIVPTDRWRGRVVVARAAKGSTTPATPGALLDRAMARLMEEETATAAWKRLFRPDDVVAIKVNAMAGRPLVPRYELVRAIAMRLNGAGIPDERIIVWDRSDRELQRAGYTLNTTGRGLKIFGTDALVDGYEPQLSHAMTVGSCFARILTRHCTAAINLGVLKDHDLAGVAVMLKNFYGVIHNPNKYHNDNCSPSVAHLWTHDSIRRKVRLHIADAHLAQYHGGPAFHSAYTWPFHGLIVATDGVAADRVAQEIIERRRREAGMSTLAAEHREPAYLAEAGRLGLGEACLDAIRWLEI, from the coding sequence ATGAGAAGGAGTAGGCGCGAGTTTCTGACCGACAGCCTCAAGACCGTCGCAGCCGGCCCCCTGCTTATCGGCGCATCGACCCAATGGTTCCACAATGCATTCGGCGAAATCGTTCCGACGGACCGGTGGCGGGGCCGGGTGGTTGTTGCCCGAGCAGCCAAGGGGAGCACCACTCCGGCGACGCCGGGCGCGCTGCTCGATCGCGCCATGGCCCGGTTGATGGAGGAAGAGACCGCCACAGCCGCCTGGAAGCGTCTGTTCCGGCCCGATGACGTGGTGGCCATCAAGGTGAACGCCATGGCCGGCCGGCCGCTGGTCCCACGGTACGAACTGGTCCGGGCGATCGCCATGCGGCTCAACGGGGCCGGAATCCCGGACGAGCGAATCATCGTCTGGGACCGCTCCGACCGGGAACTCCAACGGGCCGGCTACACCCTGAATACCACAGGTCGTGGACTGAAGATCTTCGGCACCGACGCGCTGGTGGACGGTTACGAGCCTCAGCTCAGCCATGCCATGACGGTGGGTTCCTGCTTCGCCCGCATCCTCACGCGGCACTGCACCGCGGCGATCAACCTGGGCGTGCTCAAGGACCACGACCTGGCCGGCGTGGCGGTGATGTTGAAGAATTTCTACGGTGTCATCCACAACCCGAACAAGTACCACAACGACAACTGCTCCCCGTCCGTCGCCCACCTCTGGACCCACGACAGCATCCGCCGCAAAGTCCGCCTGCACATCGCCGATGCCCACCTGGCCCAGTATCACGGTGGGCCGGCCTTCCATTCGGCGTACACCTGGCCCTTTCACGGGCTCATTGTCGCCACGGACGGGGTGGCCGCCGACCGGGTGGCACAGGAGATCATCGAGCGCCGGCGCCGGGAGGCGGGGATGTCCACGCTGGCCGCCGAGCATCGTGAGCCGGCTTACCTTGCGGAGGCCGGGCGATTGGGCCTCGGAGAGGCATGCCTGGATGCCATCCGCTGGCTGGAGATCTGA
- the amrB gene encoding AmmeMemoRadiSam system protein B — translation MRAQYCLLAVLLMAVMVMPAAAGDLPHREAAVAGLWYEASADGLRTQVQSLLDRAARNAVRKPDEPPVALVVPHAGYVYSGSTAAAGYVHLRGGKWERVVLLAPAHYGAFRGASITPAAAYDTPLGPVYLDLETCRRLQTHALFVDAPDAHVREHALECQLPFLQVTLPKVRIIPILVGDLKSEDVRTLAGLLEPLLDEQTLLVVSSDFTHYGPNYGFVPFRDDPAGNLKKWNLKAAGQIAALDYDGFMEHIRTTRDTICGRNGISIAIRALQQLAKKKVIKGRVLEYTTSGEITRDFTKSVSYVSILFADPQVAGGAQETPAASEYTLSPAEKNTLLSIARRTLDAYMRDGRQPAVDVGAYTLTPRLKELRGAFVTLTRGGELRGCIGYVTPQVPLYQAVADMAVNAAVRDPRFPPVTRDELRKLRIEISVLSPLAPCPDPQTVQVGKHGLVIQKSGRSGLLLPQVPVEWGWDRRQFLEQVCRKAGLPAGAYREPDAVLMTFTAVVFNEKE, via the coding sequence ATGAGAGCCCAATATTGTCTCCTGGCGGTTCTGTTGATGGCGGTGATGGTCATGCCGGCGGCGGCAGGCGATCTACCCCACCGCGAGGCGGCGGTGGCCGGCTTGTGGTATGAGGCGTCGGCCGACGGCCTTCGCACCCAGGTGCAGTCCCTCCTTGACCGGGCGGCCCGTAACGCGGTGCGCAAACCGGACGAGCCGCCGGTGGCGCTGGTGGTGCCCCACGCCGGCTACGTGTATTCCGGCTCCACCGCCGCCGCCGGCTACGTGCACCTGCGCGGCGGCAAGTGGGAGCGCGTGGTGCTGCTGGCCCCGGCCCATTACGGTGCCTTCCGGGGCGCATCCATCACGCCTGCCGCCGCCTACGACACGCCGCTGGGGCCGGTGTATCTCGATCTGGAAACCTGCCGGCGGCTGCAAACCCATGCCCTGTTCGTGGACGCGCCCGACGCACACGTCCGGGAGCACGCCTTGGAATGCCAGTTGCCGTTCCTCCAGGTGACCCTGCCCAAGGTCCGGATCATCCCCATCCTGGTGGGCGACCTGAAATCGGAGGATGTGCGGACGCTGGCCGGACTTCTCGAACCGCTCCTCGACGAGCAGACGTTGCTCGTGGTCTCCTCCGACTTCACGCATTACGGCCCCAACTACGGCTTCGTGCCGTTCCGCGATGATCCGGCGGGCAATCTCAAAAAATGGAACCTGAAGGCGGCGGGCCAGATCGCGGCCCTGGATTACGACGGATTCATGGAACACATTCGGACCACCCGCGACACGATTTGCGGCCGCAACGGCATCAGCATCGCCATCCGCGCGTTGCAGCAGCTGGCGAAGAAAAAAGTGATCAAGGGCCGGGTGCTGGAATACACCACCTCCGGGGAGATCACCCGTGACTTCACGAAATCCGTCAGCTATGTTTCCATTCTGTTTGCCGATCCGCAGGTCGCCGGCGGCGCGCAGGAGACCCCGGCTGCGTCCGAATACACACTGAGCCCGGCGGAAAAAAACACCCTGCTGAGCATTGCCAGACGGACGCTGGATGCCTACATGCGCGATGGCAGGCAGCCGGCGGTGGACGTCGGCGCGTATACGCTCACCCCTCGGCTCAAGGAGCTCCGCGGTGCGTTCGTCACACTCACCCGTGGCGGCGAGCTGCGGGGCTGCATCGGGTACGTCACTCCGCAGGTGCCGCTGTACCAGGCGGTCGCCGACATGGCCGTCAACGCAGCGGTGCGAGACCCACGATTCCCGCCGGTGACCCGGGACGAGCTCCGGAAACTCCGGATTGAAATCTCCGTTCTCTCCCCCCTGGCGCCGTGTCCTGATCCGCAGACCGTGCAGGTGGGGAAGCACGGCCTTGTCATCCAGAAGAGCGGCCGGTCCGGGCTGCTCCTGCCCCAGGTGCCCGTGGAGTGGGGCTGGGACCGACGGCAGTTCCTGGAGCAGGTCTGCCGCAAGGCCGGCTTGCCCGCCGGCGCCTACCGCGAGCCGGACGCCGTCCTGATGACCTTCACGGCGGTGGTCTTTAATGAGAAGGAGTAG
- a CDS encoding VWA domain-containing protein, whose product MIRRRSLTLLAAVALLGAVVGFGVAQDDAGQTRKGQKGKDEKIEGYTSVSVNIPAVTLNVVVTDKDGNLITGLDKSYFKVYEDGQLQELTNFFPDLSPINVVLVLESSGVISGLEYDFWYAVLDFVKNLRPDDYCALITYDIKPHIAVDFTLDKQKIIREANISLYYKGFNESALADVVIFTIDRMKDVQGKKAVILLSTGLDTFSKKTYDDALKAAATSDTVIYAVSMGQLERTINEPLYSSATRSDLLMADLRLKSITKKTGGTAFFPRFSSEYPSVFRNLNMYLRYQYTMAYTPTNQKLDNKNRKIRVEAEADINRDGKPDKLKVSHKESYKAVEK is encoded by the coding sequence ATGATTCGGAGACGATCTCTGACGTTGCTTGCGGCCGTCGCGCTGCTCGGTGCCGTCGTCGGGTTCGGTGTCGCCCAGGACGACGCGGGCCAGACCCGCAAGGGGCAGAAGGGCAAGGACGAGAAGATCGAAGGCTACACGTCCGTCAGCGTCAACATCCCGGCGGTCACCCTCAACGTGGTGGTCACCGACAAGGACGGTAACCTCATCACGGGACTGGACAAGAGCTACTTCAAGGTATATGAGGACGGTCAGTTGCAGGAGCTGACCAATTTCTTTCCGGATCTCTCGCCCATCAACGTGGTGCTGGTTCTTGAATCCAGCGGGGTCATCTCCGGTCTGGAATACGACTTCTGGTATGCCGTTCTGGATTTCGTCAAAAACCTGCGCCCGGACGATTACTGCGCGTTGATCACTTACGATATCAAGCCCCATATCGCCGTGGATTTCACCCTCGACAAACAGAAGATCATCCGCGAGGCGAACATCAGCCTGTACTACAAGGGATTCAATGAGAGCGCGCTGGCCGATGTGGTCATTTTCACCATCGACCGGATGAAGGATGTCCAGGGAAAGAAAGCCGTCATCTTGCTGAGCACGGGTCTGGACACCTTCAGCAAGAAGACCTATGACGACGCCCTTAAGGCCGCGGCGACCTCGGATACGGTGATCTACGCCGTCAGCATGGGCCAGCTCGAGCGGACGATCAACGAGCCGCTCTACTCGTCGGCTACCCGATCCGACCTGCTGATGGCCGATCTGCGTCTCAAGTCCATCACCAAAAAGACCGGTGGCACAGCCTTCTTCCCGCGGTTCAGTTCGGAATATCCCAGCGTCTTTCGCAATCTGAATATGTACCTGCGTTACCAGTACACCATGGCCTACACGCCCACGAACCAGAAGCTGGACAACAAGAATCGGAAGATTCGTGTCGAAGCGGAAGCGGACATCAATCGTGACGGCAAGCCCGACAAGCTGAAGGTGAGCCACAAGGAAAGCTACAAAGCGGTGGAGAAATGA
- a CDS encoding DUF58 domain-containing protein — protein sequence MLELKDLLRNLHLIQIRTRKKMQGGLASSYRNVFRGQGLEFSEVREYVEGDDIRLIDWNVSARHRNLYVKQLMEERELNIITALQGSRTMDYGTTTRTKFHAAAEIAALLIFSALHTGDRPGLIVYGGDAPMEFVPPQKGNQQGFLLLKRILAARLVGHRGDLDELLKFLTHGLKKRSVVFLVGDFIYSRWIPEQLEMACRRHDVIALGILDPTEVDGPPGGVFVFDGVASRNRVVAVNRRTRERYTAGVRRRLEEVAAIFQKAGADFLLLKTDSAYETELQQLFHRRLQIQTRV from the coding sequence GTGCTGGAACTCAAGGACCTGCTTCGCAACCTGCACCTGATCCAGATCCGCACCCGCAAGAAGATGCAGGGCGGGTTGGCCTCGTCCTACCGGAATGTCTTCCGGGGGCAGGGGCTCGAATTTTCCGAGGTGCGCGAGTACGTGGAGGGAGACGATATCCGGCTCATCGACTGGAACGTGTCGGCGCGCCACCGCAACCTATACGTCAAGCAGCTCATGGAGGAGCGGGAACTCAACATCATCACCGCCCTGCAGGGCTCCCGCACCATGGATTACGGAACCACCACCCGGACGAAATTCCACGCGGCGGCTGAGATCGCCGCGCTGCTGATCTTCTCGGCGCTGCACACCGGTGACCGTCCTGGTCTGATCGTGTACGGCGGCGACGCCCCCATGGAGTTCGTCCCCCCGCAGAAGGGCAACCAGCAGGGCTTCCTGCTCCTGAAACGGATTCTGGCCGCACGCCTCGTCGGCCACCGCGGCGACCTGGACGAACTCCTCAAGTTCCTCACCCACGGGCTAAAAAAAAGGAGCGTCGTCTTCCTGGTGGGGGATTTCATCTACTCCCGATGGATCCCCGAGCAGTTGGAGATGGCGTGCCGCCGCCATGACGTGATCGCATTGGGGATTCTGGATCCCACCGAGGTGGACGGGCCGCCCGGTGGGGTGTTCGTCTTCGACGGCGTCGCGTCCCGCAACCGCGTGGTCGCGGTCAACCGGCGGACCCGTGAGCGCTACACCGCCGGAGTCAGGCGCCGCCTGGAGGAAGTCGCGGCCATTTTCCAGAAGGCGGGGGCCGATTTCCTGCTTCTGAAAACCGACTCCGCGTACGAGACGGAGCTGCAGCAACTCTTCCACCGGCGGCTACAGATCCAGACCCGCGTCTGA